Within the Halorhabdus rudnickae genome, the region TGGGCATCTTGCTCGCTGAAGACTACTTCGAGTACATCGAGCGCCAAGAGTTCGGCCCCCAGTCGTTCGGAGCGTTCCGACGGGGTGCGTGGCCCGAATTTATCGGGGATCTTCGGACGATTGCACAGCGAAAAAACGCCGAAGAAGCGTATGACCGGGCCCACGAGATATATGAATCAGCCGGTGACTACCAAATCTCGACCGGTGAACAGGAACATATGCGACTCACGGGCTTCTTCCGGAACGTCCGTCTGGGACTCGGCCACGATATTTCCGATGACGCACTCGAACACCAGCCGATGGGACCATCGACGACCGACTGGCTCGAATACAAGCGCGAACGCCTTCCCGAATATCTCGATCAACTGGACGCACAAGGTGAGTGGCCTCTCGAATAGCATTCCGGGAGAGATTCACCCGATAGCACCGAATACCGTCTCAACGAGAGGTACAATGTTGTCAGGAAATATATGATGGCGGAGATCGATATATCGAGTAAAAAGGACCAGACGCCGGAGCATAATCCGGACGATAGGTTTCTGACGGGAATTGCAGTATCACGGAATACAAGTAACGCTGCAGTGAGTGCTTCCAAAGCGAACGGGCGAAAGCGTTCGAGTGGCGCAGTCTCCGTGTTCGATCGTTCCAGACACCGCTACGTCGTAAGACGGTTTTACGAAGCTGAATTGAATTGCAGTGGTGGTGTGCAGACACGAATTCTGGTGGGGCGTGATGTTTTGCCGATCCACGTCGTACTCGTCGTATGGCTACCTACGAGCGGTCGGTCGTCGTTCGCGCACCCTTCGAAGACGTCTGGGAGTTTCACGCGACGATCGACGGACTGGAAGCGCTAACACCGGGATGGACGAACCTCCGCGTCGAAGCAGTGCGTGGCCCCGACGGCGAGACTGACCTCGAGGAGATGGTTGCAGGCACGAAAGCGACGGTGTCATTGCGTCCCTTCGGGATCGGGCCGCGCCAACGAGCGACGACCCGTATTGTCGAACGCGAGCGATCAGCCGACGACGGGTACTTTGTCGACGAGATGACCGGCGGTCCCTTCGCCCGCTGGCGACATACCCACCGCTTCGAGGCCGTTCCGGGTGGCACACGAGTGATAGACCACGTCGAGTACGCTCTCGCCGGTGGCACCGTCGGTCGACTCGCGAGTCCGCTCGCAATCGTCGGGTTCGAGCCGATGTTCCGGTATCGCCACCGACAGACGAAAGCGCTACTGGAGTAGGCGGGCCGGACCACACGGGCGATCGAAGCCGTTGGTGGTACTGATCCGACGCAAGTCCCAACAGCTAAACGAACGCGTGCCGATCCACCGCCGTGTCGCGTTCGCTCGATCGCCTCGCCGGGTCTGTCCCGCCGACGACGGGACTGGTGATCGCCGTCCTCGCTGTCTCGACCAGTGCAATCTTGGTTCGCTGGAGTGGGGCCCCCTCGATCGTCGCTGCGTTCTATCGCGTGTTGTTCACGACGTTGCTTCTCGCGCCGGTGGCAGTCTGGCGAGGGCGCGACGCGTTCGGACGCCTTTCGTGGCGCGATCTCGGCGGCGGTGCGCTGGCCGGAATCGCCCTGGCGGTTCACTTCGCTGCCTGGTTCGAGAGCCTTGCCTGGACGAGCGTGGCCGCCTCCGTGACGCTCGTTCAGGCCCAGCCCCTGTTCGTGGCCGCTCTCGCACCGTTCGTCCTCGACGAGCGAGTCGCCCCTCGGACGCTCGCCGGGATCGGCGTTACCGTGACCGGCATGGTTCTCATGTCGGCGGCGGATCTGCTCGGTGCGGCCGTTCTCGGGCCGAACCCGACCTACGGGAACGCGCTGGCGCTCCTCGGAGCACTTGCGATGGCGGGATACGTCCTCGCTGGACGATCGATCCGCCAGCGACTGGCCCTGCTTCCGTACGTGATGGTCGTCTACGCGGCCGCCTCGATGACCCTGCTCGCGTTCGTCGCGCTCGAGGGCGCGCCACTGGCAGGGTATCCGCCTCAGGAGTGGCTGCTCTTCCTCGGGATGGCAGTTGGTCCGGGCGTCTTCGGGCACACGGTCCTCAACTGGGCGCTGGCTCATCTCGAATCCAGCGTCGTCAGCGCGTCGCTGCTCGGCGAACCGGTCGGATCGACGCTGCTGGCGCTCGGTCTGCTCGGTGAGGTTCCTGGGTCGACGACGGTCCTCGGTGGTATCGTCGTGCTCACGGGGATCGTACTGACTACGCGGGCGCGAGGACACGGGGGGTAGGGGGTGTCGAGGAAAGAACGGCCGACTCAATCGGCGGCGTGCTTCTCGATCTCGCCTTTGACCGCCGCGGCGTCGAAGTCGTGATCCGGGCGGATCGTGACGAAGTCGAGGAACTCCCGGGCTTCGAGTAGGGCGTCGACACCGAGACGCTCCGTGGCGAGAGAGACTGTCTCGCGGGGGCCAAGCAGTGGCGTGAGCACGCCCAGGGCGCAGGCGACGTCGTAGGCCCGCGCCTCGGTGATTCCGTCGCGGATGCTCGTCGCGTCGATGAAGTAGAGGTCGCCGTTCGAGACGAGTACGTTCTCGCTTCTGAGGTCGCCGTGGGCGAGTTCGGCTGCATGCATCCGATCGAGCGCGTCGAAGAGATCGGGCGCGAGGCCCCGAACCTCTCGGGCGTCGAGTTCTTCGAACGACCGGAAGGCGGGAACGTACTCGAGGACGAGCACGCCCAGTCCGTCGACCTCGAAGGCCTCTCTGGGTTCGGGAACGTTCAAGCCGACCTCGGCCATCCGGCGAGTGGCCTCGAGTTCGTGCTCGGCCATCTCCAGGGGCGTCCCGAAGTGCTCGAAGAAGCCTTCGGTCCCGCTGGTGAACGCGCCGACGTTGCGACCGGTCGTCAAGATGGCGTGCAGCAGCGAGTGCTGTTCGGAGATGGCCTTTACGAAATACCGATCGTTGACCACCATCGGCGTCGACAGCCAGTTGTCAGCGTCGAGGAACTCCACGCGGCCCGCCGGCTCGTCGTACCGCTCGAGGACCTCGCGGACGACGGCTTCTAGGCGCGGCCAGGCGATCTGCCCGCGCAAGAGCCGGCGAAGTGCCATGGATAGAGAGGGGGCCGGTCGACGCTTGAGGCTTTCTGTCGAGTCCGCCCGCCGTTCGAGACGCCCGCTTGCCTCACTCGTCGAATTCGCTTGCGAGCAGGCCGTAGCGATGGACGTCGATGCGCTCGCCGCGGACGAACGCGTGCTCGCGGAAGACTCCTTCGCGTTCGAACCCGACGGATTCGAGGACGCTCTCCGAGGCCTGGTTGTCCGGATAGACGTTCGCATAGACTTTCTCCAGGCGGCGATCTTCGAACCCGTAGCGAACGATCCGGCGGGTGGCGTCGGTCGCGTAGCCGTTGCGTTGGGCGTCCGGGTGGACGTAGTACCCCAGCTCGGCGATCCCCCAGACGTCGTTGACCTGGTTGAGGCCGATCGTGCCGACGGGATCGCCGTCAGCGCAGATCAGTAGATGGATGTCGTCGTCCTCGGTGAGGCTCCCGATCCACTCGCGTTCGTCCTCGACGGAGAGCGGGTCGACAGCCGCGAGCGTCGGCCAGACCTCCGGATGGTTGATCGCCTCGGCGAGGAACCCCGCATCTTCCTCTTCGATCGGTCGCAACGTGACGTTCTCGCCCCGCAGGAACGTCGGTCCAGGCATAGCTAGCGCTCCCGACCCCGTATCATACATATCTTTCGGGCCGACCTGCTGACAGGGCGAATCGGACCCGACACGTCAAAATGTTCGGGAGCCCCGAATCAACGTATGGGCACGCCACAGGACTCCCGCGAGAATCAGGCCGAGACTGTCATCGATCGACTGCACGACGAATATCCCGACACGACCATTTCATTGAACTACTCGAACCGGCTGGAACTTTTGGTGGCAGTTGTCCTCTCGGCACAGTGTACCGACGAGCGGGTCAACGAGACCACGCCCGACCTCTTTGAGACGTACGAATCAGTCGCGGACTATGCGGACGCCGACGAGGAGCAACTCGCCGAGGACATCTACGGCATTACGTTCCACAACAACAAAGCCGGATATCTGAAGGGGATCGGCGAGCAGCTTCGTGAGGAACACGACGGCGAAGTCCCGGATACGATGGACGCCCTGACCGATCTCCCGGGTGTCGGACGGAAGACGGCGAACGTCGTCCTCCAGCACGGCCACGACGTCGTCGAGGGAATCGTCGTCGATACGCACGTACAGCGACTCACTCGTCGCTTGGGACTCACCGAGGAAGAACGGCCCGAAGCCATCGAAACGGATCTGACGGGCATCATCCCCGAGACAGAGTGGCAAGAGTTCACACACCTCATGATAAGCCACGGCCGGGCGGTCTGTACGGCTCGCAATCCCGACTGTGGGGAGTGCGTGCTGGCGGACGTCTGCCCATCCGAGCGCGGCGATAGCGACGTCGATCTGGCGAGCGGCGAGCCCTGGACGTGACGGGCGTCACCCGAACGGATTGTACTTGAGGGCGTACCTGAGCAGGCCAGTCAGATAGGCGAGCAGCCACAACGCGGTGTAGCCCACCACGCCGATCCGCAGGCGTCCACGCCAGTGACCGAGGTCGTGCTCCTCGTCGTCCAGCGCGTCGAGTTCGAAGTCGGTGGCGCCCCGGAACTCCGCCGAGGCCCACTTCGCGCGGAGGATCCGGACGATCCCGGTCGCCGCAAGGACGAAGAACGCGTAGGCCTGGACACCGAGGAACGCGTGGACGACCGCGACGCCGCTGGTCTGGCCCCAGAACTTCGGGATCATCCAGGCGACCAGCGGGACCGTCGTCAGCGCTAGCCCGAGGGTCACGACGACGAGGTGGCGTTTGAGCACGCCCCACGTGATGGGATCGCTGACGATCATGAGCCAGGCGCCGTAGAGGAAACAGGGCAAACTGAGCGTGACGGCTACGAGGACGACGAGTGCGATCGTGCTGTCGGGGATCCCAGCCAACACATCGACGAGTGTGCCGACACCCGGGATCGAAACGCCGACGACCGCGAGTTGCTCCATCGAGGCGGGATTCGGGCGGGACTCGCTAAAACATGGCGAAGGTAGCCCACATCCTCATTCAAACGACGCGGCGCGCTTCCGCAATCATACGAAGGGAAGCCCGCACCCTCGACCAGAACCGGTAAGCCGTCGTGGCCCCAACGTCCGCCGATGACACCCGCCCGGTCCGCCGACGGGGATCCGGAGCAGGAGACCGACGCAGCGTCGAGTGCTGAGGAAGAACCCTCACTCGCGGAACTCCGCGAACAGGTCGAGGCCGAGTACGACTTCGAGAACTTCGGCCCGGGGGACATGGCGGAGATGGAACCACGGGAGTGGGAGGCGGCGTTCGATCCCGGGACCTGGATCACGGGGGATCGGCTGCTGGATCGCCTCGAGGCTGACCTCCGTCAGCGGGTCGCAGACCGGGACGTCTTTGCGCGGGTCGAACGAGAACCCGACCGGCTGGTTGCCTACTCCGATTCGAGTTACGCCGTCGTCCACTCGGACGGCACGATCGAGGGCGACGGGACCGTCTTGCGGGACGTCAAACCTTCCCTGGCGTTGTGTTCGATGGAGTCTTACGAGGTGCCCGATCCACCGGAGGGTGATCTCTTGCCAGATCCCGAGAATGTCAGCGAGGGTGACGGTGAACTGGGGAACGTTGTCGTTCAGATCCTCTCGCTCGCCCAGTTGCTCGCCGGTCTCGCGCTGGTCGGGTACGCGATCGTGGGCGGGGGCGCGATCGCGTTGGTCACCGGGCTGGCACTGCTCGGGATCGGACTGTTTCTGCTCGTCCTGGTTGCCAACGCCCGCCTCTCGGACGCCTACCGGGCTGAGGAGTATCGTCGGCGACTGCGGGAGATCGGCGTCGGCGACGCCGATCGGCCGGCGTTCGTTCCTGATCCGGGGGAGCCACTCCCCGTCGATGCGGCCGTCGACGAGGAGGCCGATCCGGGAGACCAAACCGACGCCGACGAGACAATCGATCCGGGAGACCGGGCCGACACCGTCGGGGACCCCGTCTCTGAAGCCGAATGAGGGGAGTTCACACGACCACGGTTCGAGCGGCGACCAAATCGGCCGTATAACCGGCAAAAGGCGCCGAGGTTGGCGCTTCCGGTGGGTTTATACAAATTCGCCCCTCAGAATGGCTCACATGCACAGGCGGGACTTTCTCCGTTCGGCGGGTGCTGTCACCGGCGGGGCGGCGGCCGCTGGCGCGACAGCGTCGGCCGCTGCTCAGGAGGGCGGAGGCGGCGGGAAGCCCGATTATGGCGGGTGGTTCTCGGACGTGAGCAACTTCTCGAGCACGGAGGATCACCGGGGCCAGGATGAAGTGACGGTCGAAGTGGGCGTCGAGGGCAACGGCAACTTTTGGGCGTTCGGGCCGCCGGCGATCCACGTCGACGCCGGGACGACCGTCGTCTTCGAGTGGACCGGCGAGGGCAACGCCCACAACGTAGTGGCCGAAGACGAGTCGTACTCCTCGGGTTCGGCCGTCGCCGAGGCCGGCACCACGTTCGAGCACACCTTCGAGGAAGCCGGCATTTCGAAGTACTACTGTAATCCCCATCGCTCGGTCGGCATGAAAGGCGCCGTCGTCGTCGGTGACGACTATGCGTCCATTGAGGCAGGTGCATCAACGCCGGTCAATCCCGAACATATGGGGGTGCCTTTCCAGCCCCATTACGTCGGGATCGCGACGTTCCTGGCGTTTTCCTCGACGCTCGCCTTCACGTTCTATCTGCTGAAGTACGGCGAATCGTCCCACACCAAGGGAGGGAACAACTGATGTCGTCCTCGGATAGCGCCTACGGAGACATCCACCGCTATGAACCGCCCCGCGAAAGTATGACAGCCGCCGTGGCGATCGTCTTGTTGACGGTCGTCGAGATCGCGCTGGTCGGCGTGTTCACCTACGGCCTGATCAGCGGGTGGGGTGTCGCGAGCAACGACGGCGGCTTCGGAAACATGTTCCTCGGAACCGCGATGGCGGCCATGTTCGTCAACCTCGCGTTCATCCTTCTGCTGTATCGCAAGGAGTTCCTCCCGGACGTGATGATCGTCAAGAAACGCCGCCGGAAGTGGGAGGATCTGTACATCCGTGAGGACGATGTCGACGGCGAGTCGCTGACCGACGGCGCCGGTGAGACGTTCAAACGCGCGATCTACCCCTACATGAAGCGATAACTATGACAGGAGATCCAGACAAGTATCCGACCGAATCGGGTCGACGACGGTTCGTGAAGGGGGTCGTGGGGTCGGCCGCCCTCGGGAGCGTCGCAACCGGCGGCGCGACCGCGATCGGACTGACCACCTCTTCGAGCGGCGTCGGCGGCGGAATTACCCAGTACGTCGGGATCGCCAACATCGACGGCCCAGCACCGCGAGGGATGCCGATCATTCCGATCGAGATCGGCGACGACGGCACGATCTCGGGACGGTGGCCGGACACCAGCACGGAGACGGTCCAGGGTCAGCAGGTAACGATCGCCGAAATGGATCTCGGTGGGAAGACCTACAGCGCGTCGTGGTTCCAGTACTGTGGCGTTCAGACGTACGCCGGGATCGCTCCCGGGGCCGACCAAGACAACGCGTTCCGTGCCGTGACGGGAACCTACGACTGGCAGAGTGACATGGAAGACGGACAAGCCCTCACGATCGATGACTTCGACGATTACGAGACGTGGAGCAACGACATCGGACGGGGAGGGCTCGGCAAACCGGCCAAGGCCAGCTGGCGCTCACAGGGCGATGAGATCCAAACGATCCCGGTCCAGGTGCTCCGTAGCCCCGAGATCACGAAAATGGTCAACGGGGAAGGCGAGTACGCCGATCTTTCTGACTCGATTCGGACGTTCTTAGAGGCGGCGACGGAAAACGACGTGATGGCCTGGCTCAACAAGTGTACGCACTTCTGCTGTGTGCCCGGGTTCAAAGCCTATTCCGGCAGCGAACGCTTTGGCGCCGAAAACGATGTCTACTGTCAGTGTCATCAGTCGGTGTACGATCCGTTCCAGCCCGTCGAGCGACAGTTCACGGCGCTCCCGCGCCCAGGTGACTGACAATGAGTCTCGAACGCAAAGACGACCACGACCACGAAGCCTGGATGGAAGAGCGCGAGTTCACGCGCCTGGAGACGGTGTACCTGACCGTTCTGATGTGGCTCGATAAGCGTCTCCGGATCGTCGACTATCTCGAGATTCTGGAGAACCTTTACTACAAGGTCAACATGCAGATGCCAAAGAGCCACACCGAGCAATACGGCCTGGACAACAAGTTCTGGTACTGGTACCCGCTGTACGCACTGGGATCGTTCTCGACGCTCGCCTACATCGTCGCGGCGATCTCGGGTGCGCTGCTTGGCTTCTATTATGCGCCGGCGGCTTCGGGTTCCGCAGGGAATCCGACGATGGCCTACGAGTCGATCACGATGATCATGACGGATATCAACTTCGGGTTCATGCTCCGGAGTATCCACCGCTGGTCGGCCCAGGTGATGGTCGCCGCGGTGTTCCTGCACATGCTACGGGTGTACTTCACTGGCGCGTACAAGGAGCCACGTGAACTCAACTGGCTCATCGGGATCGTCCTGATCAGCCTGACGCTGCTGTTCGGGTACACGGGTTACCTCCTGCCGTGGGATCAGCTGGCGTTCTGGGCCGGCCAGATCGGCGTCGAGATGGCGCTGTCGATTCCGCTGATAGGCGAGTGGGCTGCCCAGCTCATCTTCGGCGGGTTCACACCGAACCCGGCGACCCTCCAGCGGATGTACATCCTCCACGTGTTCTTCTTGCCCTTTATCGTGACGACACTGATCGCCGTCCATATCGCGATCGTCTGGATGCAAGGCATCGCCGAACCACACTAACCATGACAGAGGACACAGACACCACCGAGGCACGCGCCGATGGCGGCGGGACAGGGATCGTTCCACCCGACGACGAGACGCCGACCTGGAGCGAGCGCAAGGCACGCAAACAGGGGCTGGCACGGACGACCTACGAGTACTTCGAACGTGCACGCCGCGAAGATCAGGACCTCCGTCAGGAATCGGATTACGTCGAGCGTGACGTGCTCGGCTTCCCGGCCTGGCCCCACGAGACGATCCGCAACCTCGCGCTGACGAGTTTCTTCGTCGGGGCGATCGTCTTCCTGGCATCGACGTTGCCCCCACACATCGGCGCGCCCGCCAACTCCGGCGTGACTCCATCGACTATCTTGCCGGACTGGTACCTCTACTGGTCCTTTGGCCTGCTGAAACTTGGGCCGCTGAACCCCGATCTGGCACTTTTGGGCGGCCAGAAACTCATGGCCGATCGGACGTTCGGCGTCCTGGCGAATCTGGTCGTCGTCGGCGTGATCGCGATCGTCCCGTTCCTGAACAAGGGCAGCGCCCGCCGACCGGTCGAACAGCCCTTCTGGGCGTCGGTTGGCGTCTTCGGCGTGATCCTTTCGATCACGCTCGCAGTGCTGTCGGTGAAGAATCTCTTCCCGATGGATGCCCACCTCACGTTCGATCTGACGTTCCTGGTGCCGTTCGTGGGAGCGTTCATCACGTACGCCGTGTTGAAGTCTATGCGCGAAGGGTACATGTTCGAACTCAACCGCCGGTACTACCGGCTCCGCCCACCGAAGTGATCCATGAGCCACGCGACACCCACACGACCGACCGAACCGACCGCGACCGAAGGGCGCGAAGAGACTGACGAGTCGACACCGACCGCTGATCCCGGCGGCGGCGATCGCCGAGACGTCGTCGTGCCCCTGCGAGTCTACAAGGCCATCTCGGTCTTCTCGACACTGTTGGCCGTCCTTGCGATCGTCGCCGGATTCATTGCGCTGGACATCGCGACCAACCGGGCCACAGCGGAACTCTCGGCGGTCGATCCGCTGGTGGCAATCGCCGGCCTCGGGATGATTGTCCTCGGGGCAGTCGTCTACGCGTTCTCGACGCGATTCCGTACCGAGGGCATGGGTCCCGATGGAGGTGAGACCGATGGCTGACGAGTTCATGAAGGGCTTTGGAATCTTGGTAACGGCCGGCCTGGGCTGGATGGTCGTCGCCGGCTGGTACAAGACGCCCTCGTTCCAGGGTACCCAGCTACTTGGCGAGTATCCAGAGAGTCCGGACGTGTTCAGTCAGATCGCGATCTATCTCGGCGAGGCGTTGTTTTACTTCGCCATCTTCGGCGCCCTGGCCTTCTGGGTACTCGTGCCGGCGATCAACCAGGCTCGCCAGGCCTACGACGAACGATCGTAATCGACGTTCTCTCTTCTTGGCCTTCGGAAAGCTGTCCTGCTCCCGACGACGCTTTCAGCGATACCATCAGCTTCGAGGCCTATTATTGGCTCTTTCGAGCCAAACGATTGCTCGCAGTTCGTAACATTGGCGTACTGATCGGTACTGACGGTATATGTCTCTAGATCAGGGGGTCTACTGTGACCAATACTCACTCCGTCGATGGACGATACTGCCCAGTATAATGCAAGGTGGCGCCTCCGCCCGCAAGTCAATCGGGACCGAAGGTCTCTGTGACCATGCAACGGGCGCTGTAGACCCGTGAGCAGATTGTGGGACGTTGAACGTCGGCGAAT harbors:
- a CDS encoding SRPBCC family protein, giving the protein MATYERSVVVRAPFEDVWEFHATIDGLEALTPGWTNLRVEAVRGPDGETDLEEMVAGTKATVSLRPFGIGPRQRATTRIVERERSADDGYFVDEMTGGPFARWRHTHRFEAVPGGTRVIDHVEYALAGGTVGRLASPLAIVGFEPMFRYRHRQTKALLE
- a CDS encoding DMT family transporter, whose amino-acid sequence is MSRSLDRLAGSVPPTTGLVIAVLAVSTSAILVRWSGAPSIVAAFYRVLFTTLLLAPVAVWRGRDAFGRLSWRDLGGGALAGIALAVHFAAWFESLAWTSVAASVTLVQAQPLFVAALAPFVLDERVAPRTLAGIGVTVTGMVLMSAADLLGAAVLGPNPTYGNALALLGALAMAGYVLAGRSIRQRLALLPYVMVVYAAASMTLLAFVALEGAPLAGYPPQEWLLFLGMAVGPGVFGHTVLNWALAHLESSVVSASLLGEPVGSTLLALGLLGEVPGSTTVLGGIVVLTGIVLTTRARGHGG
- a CDS encoding RIO1 family regulatory kinase/ATPase domain-containing protein, whose product is MALRRLLRGQIAWPRLEAVVREVLERYDEPAGRVEFLDADNWLSTPMVVNDRYFVKAISEQHSLLHAILTTGRNVGAFTSGTEGFFEHFGTPLEMAEHELEATRRMAEVGLNVPEPREAFEVDGLGVLVLEYVPAFRSFEELDAREVRGLAPDLFDALDRMHAAELAHGDLRSENVLVSNGDLYFIDATSIRDGITEARAYDVACALGVLTPLLGPRETVSLATERLGVDALLEAREFLDFVTIRPDHDFDAAAVKGEIEKHAAD
- a CDS encoding GNAT family N-acetyltransferase, producing the protein MPGPTFLRGENVTLRPIEEEDAGFLAEAINHPEVWPTLAAVDPLSVEDEREWIGSLTEDDDIHLLICADGDPVGTIGLNQVNDVWGIAELGYYVHPDAQRNGYATDATRRIVRYGFEDRRLEKVYANVYPDNQASESVLESVGFEREGVFREHAFVRGERIDVHRYGLLASEFDE
- the nth gene encoding endonuclease III: MGTPQDSRENQAETVIDRLHDEYPDTTISLNYSNRLELLVAVVLSAQCTDERVNETTPDLFETYESVADYADADEEQLAEDIYGITFHNNKAGYLKGIGEQLREEHDGEVPDTMDALTDLPGVGRKTANVVLQHGHDVVEGIVVDTHVQRLTRRLGLTEEERPEAIETDLTGIIPETEWQEFTHLMISHGRAVCTARNPDCGECVLADVCPSERGDSDVDLASGEPWT
- a CDS encoding DUF7321 family protein encodes the protein MEQLAVVGVSIPGVGTLVDVLAGIPDSTIALVVLVAVTLSLPCFLYGAWLMIVSDPITWGVLKRHLVVVTLGLALTTVPLVAWMIPKFWGQTSGVAVVHAFLGVQAYAFFVLAATGIVRILRAKWASAEFRGATDFELDALDDEEHDLGHWRGRLRIGVVGYTALWLLAYLTGLLRYALKYNPFG
- a CDS encoding DUF7319 domain-containing protein, giving the protein MTPARSADGDPEQETDAASSAEEEPSLAELREQVEAEYDFENFGPGDMAEMEPREWEAAFDPGTWITGDRLLDRLEADLRQRVADRDVFARVEREPDRLVAYSDSSYAVVHSDGTIEGDGTVLRDVKPSLALCSMESYEVPDPPEGDLLPDPENVSEGDGELGNVVVQILSLAQLLAGLALVGYAIVGGGAIALVTGLALLGIGLFLLVLVANARLSDAYRAEEYRRRLREIGVGDADRPAFVPDPGEPLPVDAAVDEEADPGDQTDADETIDPGDRADTVGDPVSEAE
- a CDS encoding halocyanin domain-containing protein, producing the protein MHRRDFLRSAGAVTGGAAAAGATASAAAQEGGGGGKPDYGGWFSDVSNFSSTEDHRGQDEVTVEVGVEGNGNFWAFGPPAIHVDAGTTVVFEWTGEGNAHNVVAEDESYSSGSAVAEAGTTFEHTFEEAGISKYYCNPHRSVGMKGAVVVGDDYASIEAGASTPVNPEHMGVPFQPHYVGIATFLAFSSTLAFTFYLLKYGESSHTKGGNN
- a CDS encoding DUF7318 family protein, translating into MSSSDSAYGDIHRYEPPRESMTAAVAIVLLTVVEIALVGVFTYGLISGWGVASNDGGFGNMFLGTAMAAMFVNLAFILLLYRKEFLPDVMIVKKRRRKWEDLYIREDDVDGESLTDGAGETFKRAIYPYMKR
- a CDS encoding ubiquinol-cytochrome c reductase iron-sulfur subunit is translated as MTGDPDKYPTESGRRRFVKGVVGSAALGSVATGGATAIGLTTSSSGVGGGITQYVGIANIDGPAPRGMPIIPIEIGDDGTISGRWPDTSTETVQGQQVTIAEMDLGGKTYSASWFQYCGVQTYAGIAPGADQDNAFRAVTGTYDWQSDMEDGQALTIDDFDDYETWSNDIGRGGLGKPAKASWRSQGDEIQTIPVQVLRSPEITKMVNGEGEYADLSDSIRTFLEAATENDVMAWLNKCTHFCCVPGFKAYSGSERFGAENDVYCQCHQSVYDPFQPVERQFTALPRPGD
- a CDS encoding cytochrome b, with the translated sequence MSLERKDDHDHEAWMEEREFTRLETVYLTVLMWLDKRLRIVDYLEILENLYYKVNMQMPKSHTEQYGLDNKFWYWYPLYALGSFSTLAYIVAAISGALLGFYYAPAASGSAGNPTMAYESITMIMTDINFGFMLRSIHRWSAQVMVAAVFLHMLRVYFTGAYKEPRELNWLIGIVLISLTLLFGYTGYLLPWDQLAFWAGQIGVEMALSIPLIGEWAAQLIFGGFTPNPATLQRMYILHVFFLPFIVTTLIAVHIAIVWMQGIAEPH
- a CDS encoding cytochrome bc complex cytochrome b subunit gives rise to the protein MTEDTDTTEARADGGGTGIVPPDDETPTWSERKARKQGLARTTYEYFERARREDQDLRQESDYVERDVLGFPAWPHETIRNLALTSFFVGAIVFLASTLPPHIGAPANSGVTPSTILPDWYLYWSFGLLKLGPLNPDLALLGGQKLMADRTFGVLANLVVVGVIAIVPFLNKGSARRPVEQPFWASVGVFGVILSITLAVLSVKNLFPMDAHLTFDLTFLVPFVGAFITYAVLKSMREGYMFELNRRYYRLRPPK
- a CDS encoding DUF7315 family membrane protein codes for the protein MSHATPTRPTEPTATEGREETDESTPTADPGGGDRRDVVVPLRVYKAISVFSTLLAVLAIVAGFIALDIATNRATAELSAVDPLVAIAGLGMIVLGAVVYAFSTRFRTEGMGPDGGETDG
- a CDS encoding DUF7314 family protein, which produces MADEFMKGFGILVTAGLGWMVVAGWYKTPSFQGTQLLGEYPESPDVFSQIAIYLGEALFYFAIFGALAFWVLVPAINQARQAYDERS